The Carassius gibelio isolate Cgi1373 ecotype wild population from Czech Republic chromosome B14, carGib1.2-hapl.c, whole genome shotgun sequence genome has a segment encoding these proteins:
- the LOC127971321 gene encoding PHD finger protein 6-like, with the protein MSGQRKGASARLRKCALCRTNRDKECGQLLVSENHRVAAHHKCMLFSSALVTSHSDSENIGGFSVEDVKKEIRRGNKLMCTSCHRPGATIGCDVKTCRRTYHYYCALWDKAQTKENPSQGIYLVYCRKHRDSSQDGSDDEQGVAANDSDSSPPRSRGRGRFEKSRIRGVSRGQSDDTRSTSSQGNDDTESSSHRDRSPLRGSPSDSGLRCGFCHAGEEENETRGVLHSDNAKKVAAHYKCMLFSSGTVQLTTTSRAEFGNFDIKTVIQEIKRGKRMKCTLCAQLGATIGCEIKACVKTYHYHCGLQDKAKYIENMARGIYKLYCKNHSGNEERDEEDEERESRSKEKAAIDNRADPPPQLNGN; encoded by the exons ATGTCAGGACAGAGAAAAGGAGCTTCAGCACGTCTTCGAAAATGTGCCTTGTGTAGAACCAACCGGGACAAGGAGTGTGGACAATTACTGGTGTCTGAGAACCACAGGGTGGCAGCCCATCACAAGTGCATG CTTTTTTCATCAGCCTTGGTCACATCTCATTCAGACAGTGAAAACATTGGAGGCTTTTCTGTTGAAGACGTAAAGAAGGAGATAAGAAGAGGAAATAAACTA ATGTGCACTTCCTGTCACCGGCCCGGGGCGACCATCGGCTGTGATGTAAAGACGTGTAGGCGGACGTACCACTACTACTGCGCTCTATGGGACAAGGCCCAGACAAAGGAGAATCCCTCCCAAGGCATCTACCT GGTTTACTGTCGCAAACACAGAGATTCCTCTCAAGATGGCAGTGATG ATGAACAGGGAGTTGCGGCCAATGACTCGGATTCATCTCCACCGAGGAGCAGGGGCAGGGGGCGTTTCGAGAAAAGCAGAATCAGAGGTGTGTCACGTGGACAGTCAGATGACACTCGATCCACCTCATCGCAAGGCAATGATGACACGGAGAGCTCCTCGCAT CGGGACCGGTCTCCTCTGAGAGGCAGCCCCAGTGATTCAGGCCTTCGCTGTGGCTTCTGTCATGCTGGTGAAGAAGAGAATGAAACACGCGGTGTGCTCCACTCGGACAATGCCAAGAAGGTTGCTGCCCACTACAAATGCATG CTTTTTTCTTCGGGTACCGTCCAGCTAACCACGACCTCTCGTGCCGAATTTGGGAATTTTGACATTAAAACAGTTATCCAGGAAATCAAGAGAGGAAAAAGAatg AAATGCACACTGTGTGCCCAGCTTGGAGCAACCATTGGCTGTGAGATAAAAGCCTGCGTAAAGACCTACCATTATCACTGTGGCCTGCAAGACAAGGCCAAATACATAGAGAATATGGCTAGAGGAATTTACAA GCTTTATTGTAAGAATCACAGTGGAAATGAGGAAAGggatgaagaggatgaggagagagagagtcgCAGTAAAGAGAAAGCTGCGATTGACAACAGAGCAGATCCTCCACCGCAGCTCAATGGCAACTAG
- the pabir2 gene encoding protein FAM122B isoform X1: MNNQGIASQEKMELDLDIPSSLDGLLRRSNSEPMINGLSDASQVFQREVLRSRRNSTTVVRPNVVPSSPVRVPSTRLQRIKQEEGVDVMNRETAHEREVQAAMQMSQSWEESLSLSDNDLEKSSSSSPKRIDFVPVSPAPSPTRGIGKKQCFSPSLQILVTSNGLTPSPVPSPTRRFSRRSQSPINCIRPGILGPLKRKCEMETESQPKRLFQGTTNMLSAEVSHLPELNTCSLSPDLLDGSLSSVGSSSDSPAKMEGVSPSSSNSPLTPLQDLSPK; the protein is encoded by the exons ATGAACAATCAAGGAATCGCGTCTCAAGAGAAGATGGAGCTGGATCTGGACATCCCTTCGTCTCTCGATGGGCTCCTGAGAAGATCTAACAGCGAGCCCATGATAAACGGCCTGAG TGATGCTTCTCAGGTGTTCCAGAGAGAGGTTCTTCGCAGCAGAAGAAACAGTACTACTGTTGTTCGACCCAATGTG GTTCCATCTTCACCAGTACGTGTTCCTAGCACAAGACTGCAGAGGATCAAACAG GAAGAGGGTGTTGACGTGATGAACCGTGAAACTGCTCATGAACG AGAAGTGCAGGCAGCCATGCAGATGAGCCAGTCTTGGGAGGAGAGTCTTAGTCTG AGTGATAATGATCTTGAGAAATCTTCATCGTCATCTCCGAAGCGGATTGATTTTGTGCCTGTGTCTCCTGCTCCTTCGCCCACCAGAGGGATCGGAAAGAAG CAGTGTTTCTCTCCATCTCTTCAAATCCTGGTGACCAGTAACGGATTGACGCCCAGCCCTGTTCCCAGCCCGACACGCCGCTTCAG CAGGAGGAGTCAGAGCCCGATCAACTGCATCAGGCCTGGTATTCTGGGCCCTCTCAAACGCAAAT GTGAAATGGAGACCGAAAGCCAGCCCAAGAGACTCTTTCAGGGAACCACCAACATGCTGTCCGCAGAGGTCTCCCACTTGCCTGAACTTAACACCTG CAGTCTGTCTCCAGATCTTCTGGATGGGAGTCTCAGTAGCGTCGGCTCCTCCTCCGACTCTCCCGCCAAGATGGAAGGAGTGTCGCCCTCCTCCAGTAACTCGCCCCTCACGCCGCTTCAGGACCTCTCACCTAAGTGA
- the pabir2 gene encoding protein FAM122B isoform X2, which produces MNNQGIASQEKMELDLDIPSSLDGLLRRSNSEPMINGLSDASQVFQREVLRSRRNSTTVVRPNVVPSSPVRVPSTRLQRIKQEEGVDVMNRETAHEREVQAAMQMSQSWEESLSLSDNDLEKSSSSSPKRIDFVPVSPAPSPTRGIGKKQCFSPSLQILVTSNGLTPSPVPSPTRRFRRSQSPINCIRPGILGPLKRKCEMETESQPKRLFQGTTNMLSAEVSHLPELNTCSLSPDLLDGSLSSVGSSSDSPAKMEGVSPSSSNSPLTPLQDLSPK; this is translated from the exons ATGAACAATCAAGGAATCGCGTCTCAAGAGAAGATGGAGCTGGATCTGGACATCCCTTCGTCTCTCGATGGGCTCCTGAGAAGATCTAACAGCGAGCCCATGATAAACGGCCTGAG TGATGCTTCTCAGGTGTTCCAGAGAGAGGTTCTTCGCAGCAGAAGAAACAGTACTACTGTTGTTCGACCCAATGTG GTTCCATCTTCACCAGTACGTGTTCCTAGCACAAGACTGCAGAGGATCAAACAG GAAGAGGGTGTTGACGTGATGAACCGTGAAACTGCTCATGAACG AGAAGTGCAGGCAGCCATGCAGATGAGCCAGTCTTGGGAGGAGAGTCTTAGTCTG AGTGATAATGATCTTGAGAAATCTTCATCGTCATCTCCGAAGCGGATTGATTTTGTGCCTGTGTCTCCTGCTCCTTCGCCCACCAGAGGGATCGGAAAGAAG CAGTGTTTCTCTCCATCTCTTCAAATCCTGGTGACCAGTAACGGATTGACGCCCAGCCCTGTTCCCAGCCCGACACGCCGCTTCAG GAGGAGTCAGAGCCCGATCAACTGCATCAGGCCTGGTATTCTGGGCCCTCTCAAACGCAAAT GTGAAATGGAGACCGAAAGCCAGCCCAAGAGACTCTTTCAGGGAACCACCAACATGCTGTCCGCAGAGGTCTCCCACTTGCCTGAACTTAACACCTG CAGTCTGTCTCCAGATCTTCTGGATGGGAGTCTCAGTAGCGTCGGCTCCTCCTCCGACTCTCCCGCCAAGATGGAAGGAGTGTCGCCCTCCTCCAGTAACTCGCCCCTCACGCCGCTTCAGGACCTCTCACCTAAGTGA
- the LOC127971323 gene encoding hypoxanthine-guanine phosphoribosyltransferase: MASASPCIVISDEEQGYDLDLFCIPKHYVAGLERVYIPHGLIMDRTERLARDIMKDMGGHHIVALCVLKGGYKFFADLLDYIKALNRNSDRSIPMTVDFIRLKSYQNDQSTGDIKVIGGDDLSTLTGKNVLIVEDIIDTGKTMKTLLELLKQYNPKMVKVASLLVKRTPRSVGYRPDFVGFEVPDKFVVGYALDYNEYFRDLNHICIISETGKEKYKA, translated from the exons ATGGCGTCTGCCAGCCCCTGTATCGTG ATCAGCGATGAGGAGCAAGGTTATGACCTGGACCTCTTCTGTATACCGAAACATTATGTGGCGGGCCTGGAGCGGGTGTATATTCCACATGGACTCATCATGGACCG AACTGAACGTCTGGCCAGAGATATCATGAAGGACATGGGCGGGCATCATATCGTGGCTCTGTGTGTGCTCAAAGGGGGCTACAAGTTTTTTGCTGACCTGCTAGATTACATTAAAGCCCTTAATCGCAACAGCGATCGCTCCATTCCCATGACAGTGGACTTCATCCGCCTTAAGAGTTACCAA AATGACCAGTCTACAGGTGACATCAAAGTGATTGGCGGAGACGATCTGTCCACACTCACAGGAAAG AACGTCTTGATTGTTGAG GACATCATTGATACTGGAAAGACAATGAAGACCCTGCTAGAACTTCTCAAGCAATATAATCCAAAAATGGTCAAAGTGGCCAG tTTGCTGGTGAAGAGGACACCAAGAAGTGTTGGCTACAGACCAGACT TTGTAGGATTTGAGGTTCCTGACAAATTTGTGGTTGGATATGCACTTGACTACAATGAGTACTTTCGGGATTTAAAT CACATCTGTATCATCAGTGAAACAGGAAAGGAGAAGTACAAAGCATGA
- the pabir2 gene encoding protein FAM122B isoform X4, whose translation MNNQGIASQEKMELDLDIPSSLDGLLRRSNSEPMINGLSDASQVFQREVLRSRRNSTTVVRPNVVPSSPVRVPSTRLQRIKQEEGVDVMNRETAHEREVQAAMQMSQSWEESLSLSDNDLEKSSSSSPKRIDFVPVSPAPSPTRGIGKKQCFSPSLQILVTSNGLTPSPVPSPTRRFRRSQSPINCIRPGILGPLKRKCEMETESQPKRLFQGTTNMLSAEVSHLPELNTCLSPDLLDGSLSSVGSSSDSPAKMEGVSPSSSNSPLTPLQDLSPK comes from the exons ATGAACAATCAAGGAATCGCGTCTCAAGAGAAGATGGAGCTGGATCTGGACATCCCTTCGTCTCTCGATGGGCTCCTGAGAAGATCTAACAGCGAGCCCATGATAAACGGCCTGAG TGATGCTTCTCAGGTGTTCCAGAGAGAGGTTCTTCGCAGCAGAAGAAACAGTACTACTGTTGTTCGACCCAATGTG GTTCCATCTTCACCAGTACGTGTTCCTAGCACAAGACTGCAGAGGATCAAACAG GAAGAGGGTGTTGACGTGATGAACCGTGAAACTGCTCATGAACG AGAAGTGCAGGCAGCCATGCAGATGAGCCAGTCTTGGGAGGAGAGTCTTAGTCTG AGTGATAATGATCTTGAGAAATCTTCATCGTCATCTCCGAAGCGGATTGATTTTGTGCCTGTGTCTCCTGCTCCTTCGCCCACCAGAGGGATCGGAAAGAAG CAGTGTTTCTCTCCATCTCTTCAAATCCTGGTGACCAGTAACGGATTGACGCCCAGCCCTGTTCCCAGCCCGACACGCCGCTTCAG GAGGAGTCAGAGCCCGATCAACTGCATCAGGCCTGGTATTCTGGGCCCTCTCAAACGCAAAT GTGAAATGGAGACCGAAAGCCAGCCCAAGAGACTCTTTCAGGGAACCACCAACATGCTGTCCGCAGAGGTCTCCCACTTGCCTGAACTTAACACCTG TCTGTCTCCAGATCTTCTGGATGGGAGTCTCAGTAGCGTCGGCTCCTCCTCCGACTCTCCCGCCAAGATGGAAGGAGTGTCGCCCTCCTCCAGTAACTCGCCCCTCACGCCGCTTCAGGACCTCTCACCTAAGTGA
- the pabir2 gene encoding protein FAM122B isoform X3, giving the protein MNNQGIASQEKMELDLDIPSSLDGLLRRSNSEPMINGLSDASQVFQREVLRSRRNSTTVVRPNVVPSSPVRVPSTRLQRIKQEEGVDVMNRETAHEREVQAAMQMSQSWEESLSLSDNDLEKSSSSSPKRIDFVPVSPAPSPTRGIGKKQCFSPSLQILVTSNGLTPSPVPSPTRRFSRRSQSPINCIRPGILGPLKRKCEMETESQPKRLFQGTTNMLSAEVSHLPELNTCLSPDLLDGSLSSVGSSSDSPAKMEGVSPSSSNSPLTPLQDLSPK; this is encoded by the exons ATGAACAATCAAGGAATCGCGTCTCAAGAGAAGATGGAGCTGGATCTGGACATCCCTTCGTCTCTCGATGGGCTCCTGAGAAGATCTAACAGCGAGCCCATGATAAACGGCCTGAG TGATGCTTCTCAGGTGTTCCAGAGAGAGGTTCTTCGCAGCAGAAGAAACAGTACTACTGTTGTTCGACCCAATGTG GTTCCATCTTCACCAGTACGTGTTCCTAGCACAAGACTGCAGAGGATCAAACAG GAAGAGGGTGTTGACGTGATGAACCGTGAAACTGCTCATGAACG AGAAGTGCAGGCAGCCATGCAGATGAGCCAGTCTTGGGAGGAGAGTCTTAGTCTG AGTGATAATGATCTTGAGAAATCTTCATCGTCATCTCCGAAGCGGATTGATTTTGTGCCTGTGTCTCCTGCTCCTTCGCCCACCAGAGGGATCGGAAAGAAG CAGTGTTTCTCTCCATCTCTTCAAATCCTGGTGACCAGTAACGGATTGACGCCCAGCCCTGTTCCCAGCCCGACACGCCGCTTCAG CAGGAGGAGTCAGAGCCCGATCAACTGCATCAGGCCTGGTATTCTGGGCCCTCTCAAACGCAAAT GTGAAATGGAGACCGAAAGCCAGCCCAAGAGACTCTTTCAGGGAACCACCAACATGCTGTCCGCAGAGGTCTCCCACTTGCCTGAACTTAACACCTG TCTGTCTCCAGATCTTCTGGATGGGAGTCTCAGTAGCGTCGGCTCCTCCTCCGACTCTCCCGCCAAGATGGAAGGAGTGTCGCCCTCCTCCAGTAACTCGCCCCTCACGCCGCTTCAGGACCTCTCACCTAAGTGA